One window of the Trifolium pratense cultivar HEN17-A07 linkage group LG2, ARS_RC_1.1, whole genome shotgun sequence genome contains the following:
- the LOC123909615 gene encoding pentatricopeptide repeat-containing protein At3g42630-like, with protein MQIISLNSHINTPILLLKHPHSSSSSSSPQQQPHHHNPNFHSNKNQSFQNPTSKKPFFHQPNSSLFQNHKHKLNNKHSSLPSLMLYYTENALFHQAQTTWEQLLNSSFNPSLNFISKLFKSYSKHRKFDAIIDILHSLNSKNSAFLPQFYLLAISCFGNAGNLKLMEETTNEMVSKGFQMDAKTGNEFLLCYAVFGSLNEMENAYGRFKRSRFLIEENVIRAMAYGYIKRRKFYELGEFVRDVGLGRKNVGNLLWNLLLLSYAANFKMKSLQKEFLSMVKLGFRPDITTFNIRALAFSKMALFWDLHLSIEHMRSEKVVPDLVTYGCVVDGYLDRKLGRNLDFVLNKMNVDDCPRVLTDPFVFEVLGKGDFHLSSEAFLEYKTQKHKLTYRDLIKKYLKKHYRRDQIFWNY; from the coding sequence ATGCAAATCATTTCCCTCAATTCTCATATCAACACCCCCATTCTACTTCTCAAACACccccactcttcttcttcttcatcatcccCACAACAACAACCTCATCATCATAACCCAAATTTCCACTCCAACAAAAACCAATCTTTCCAAAACCCCACTtcaaaaaaaccattttttcaCCAACCCAATTCATCACTTTTTCAAAATCATAAACACAAACTCAATAACAAACACTCTTCTTTACCTTCATTGATGTTATACTATACCGAAAATGCCCTTTTTCATCAAGCACAAACCACATGGGAACAACTCTTAAACAGTTCCTTTAACCCCTCACTCAATTTCATTTCCAAATTATTCAAATCTTACTCAAAACATCGAAAATTCGATGCAATAATCGACATTCTCCATTCTCTAAATTCGAAAAATTCCGCCTTTTTGCCTCAATTTTACTTATTAGCTATCTCTTGTTTTGGAAATGCAGGTAACCTAAAATTGATGGAGGAAACAACCaatgaaatggtttcaaagggTTTTCAAATGGATGCAAAAACTGGTAATGAATTTCTTTTGTGTTATGCTGTTTTTGGTAGTTTGAATGAAATGGAAAATGCTTATGGAAGGTTTAAAAGATCTAGGTTTTTGATTGAGGAAAATGTGATTAGGGCAATGGCTTATGGTTATATAAAGAGGAGAAAATTCTATGAATTGGGTGAGTTTGTTAGAGATGTTGGTTTAGGTAGGAAAAATGTAGGGAATCTTTTGTGGAATCTTTTGTTGCTTTCTTATGCTGCTAATTTTAAGATGAAGAGTTTGCAGAAAGAGTTTCTTAGTATGGTTAAATTAGGGTTTCGTCCGGATATTACTACGTTTAATATTCGTGCTTTGGCATTTTCGAAGATGGCGTTGTTTTGGGATCTTCATCTTAGTATTGAACATATGAGAAGTGAAAAAGTTGTTCCTGATTTGGTTACTTATGGTTGTGTTGTGGATGGTTACTTGGATAGAAAGCTTGGGAGGAATTTGGACTTTGTTTTGAATAAGATGAATGTTGATGATTGTCCAAGAGTGTTGACGGATCCGTTTGTGTTTGAGGTTTTAGGTAAAGGTGATTTTCATTTGAGTTCGGAGGCGTTTTTGGAATACAAGACACAAAAGCATAAATTGACTTATAGGgatttaataaagaaatatcTTAAGAAACATTATCGGAGAGACCAGATATTTTGGAACTATTGA
- the LOC123911062 gene encoding protein IQ-DOMAIN 3-like isoform X2: MGKKGSWFSAVKKVFSHDSRKDKKSKKSKKKSTQKDLEVESEEAQVVVPQIEDVKLSEVENEQNKQAISLAFATAAAAGAAVAAAKAAAEVVRLTSMPHFPAKTKEELAAIKIQTAFRGYLARRALRALRGLVRLKTLVQGQSVKRQADSTLRCMQTLARLQSQVRERRIRMSEENQALQRQLQQKHEKELGKLQASVVGEEWDASLQSKEQIEAKLLQRQEAAFKRERALAYSFSHQKTWKNSSKSMNQTFMDPSNPHWGWSWLERWMATRPCEGESIIMNHNDHAFIKSSSSKHSHVLNYDNKPSPTSQKSRRQTIHNSPSTSKTRPPSSKGGEITDDSRSMFSAQSDRYRRYSSIAGSSVRDDASIESSPVFPSYMALTSSAKAKSKLMQRQSPSSISARKRLSFPASPIGSRRHSGPPKVEI, translated from the exons ATGGGGAAAAAAGGGAGTTGGTTTTCTGCAGTGAAGAAAGTTTTCAGTCATGATTCAAGAAAAGACAAG aaaagtaagaaatcaaagaaaaaaagtacTCAAAAGGACTTAGAAGTGGAATCAGAAGAAGCACAAGTTGTTGTTCCACAAATAGAAGATGTGAAATTAAGTGAGGTAGAgaatgaacaaaataaacaagCAATTTCTCTTGCTTTTGCTACTGCTGCCGCGGCAGGGGCTGCTGTTGCTGCCGCTAAGGCTGCTGCTGAAGTTGTTCGTCTAACTAGCATGCCTCATTTCCCCGCAAAGACTAAGGAAGAATTGGCTGCTATCAAGATTCAGACAGCGTTCCGCGGATATTTG GCGAGAAGAGCGTTGCGAGCCTTGAGAGGCTTGGTGAGGTTGAAGACATTGGTACAAGGACAATCAGTTAAAAGGCAAGCAGACAGCACCTTAAGATGTATGCAAACTTTAGCAAGATTGCAGTCACAGGTTCGCGAAAGGCGAATTCGAATGTCCGAGGAGAATCAGGCTCTTCAGCGCCAATTACAACAGAAACATGAAAAAGAACTCGGGAAGTTGCAAGCTTCTGTA GTTGGAGAAGAATGGGATGCTAGCTTGCAGTCAAAGGAACAAATTGAAGCAAAATTGTTGCAAAGGCAAGAAGCTGCTTTCAAAAGAGAGAGGGCTTTGGCTTATTCATTCTCACATCAG AAAACATGGAAGAATTCTTCAAAATCTATGAACCAAACATTTATGGATCCAAGCAATCCTCACTGGGGATGGAGTTGGTTAGAGAGATGGATGGCAACTCGACCGTGTGAAGGCGAAAGCATCATTATGAATCACAATGATCATGCATTTATTAAGAGTTCTTCATCAAAGCATAGCCATGTTCTTAATTATGATAACAAACCTTCCCCAACTAGCCAAAAATCAAGAAGACAAACCATTCACAATTCTCCTTCAACTTCAAAGACAAGGCCACCAAGCTCAAAGGGTGGCGAAATTACTGACGACTCAAGAAGCATGTTTAGTGCTCAATCCGACCGGTATCGAAGATATAGTAGCATTGCAGGATCATCCGTTAGAGACGATGCGAGCATTGAAAGCTCGCCGGTGTTTCCTAGTTACATGGCACTCACAAGTTCAGCAAAAGCAAAGTCCAAATTAATGCAAAGACAATCACCATCTTCAATTTCGGCAAGGAAGAGGCTTTCTTTCCCTGCTTCTCCGATTGGTTCAAGAAGGCATTCCGGTCCACCGAAGGTGGAAATATAA
- the LOC123911062 gene encoding protein IQ-DOMAIN 3-like isoform X1: MGKKGSWFSAVKKVFSHDSRKDKKSKKSKKKSTQKDLEVESEEAQVVVPQIEDVKLSEVENEQNKQAISLAFATAAAAGAAVAAAKAAAEVVRLTSMPHFPAKTKEELAAIKIQTAFRGYLARRALRALRGLVRLKTLVQGQSVKRQADSTLRCMQTLARLQSQVRERRIRMSEENQALQRQLQQKHEKELGKLQASVQVGEEWDASLQSKEQIEAKLLQRQEAAFKRERALAYSFSHQKTWKNSSKSMNQTFMDPSNPHWGWSWLERWMATRPCEGESIIMNHNDHAFIKSSSSKHSHVLNYDNKPSPTSQKSRRQTIHNSPSTSKTRPPSSKGGEITDDSRSMFSAQSDRYRRYSSIAGSSVRDDASIESSPVFPSYMALTSSAKAKSKLMQRQSPSSISARKRLSFPASPIGSRRHSGPPKVEI, encoded by the exons ATGGGGAAAAAAGGGAGTTGGTTTTCTGCAGTGAAGAAAGTTTTCAGTCATGATTCAAGAAAAGACAAG aaaagtaagaaatcaaagaaaaaaagtacTCAAAAGGACTTAGAAGTGGAATCAGAAGAAGCACAAGTTGTTGTTCCACAAATAGAAGATGTGAAATTAAGTGAGGTAGAgaatgaacaaaataaacaagCAATTTCTCTTGCTTTTGCTACTGCTGCCGCGGCAGGGGCTGCTGTTGCTGCCGCTAAGGCTGCTGCTGAAGTTGTTCGTCTAACTAGCATGCCTCATTTCCCCGCAAAGACTAAGGAAGAATTGGCTGCTATCAAGATTCAGACAGCGTTCCGCGGATATTTG GCGAGAAGAGCGTTGCGAGCCTTGAGAGGCTTGGTGAGGTTGAAGACATTGGTACAAGGACAATCAGTTAAAAGGCAAGCAGACAGCACCTTAAGATGTATGCAAACTTTAGCAAGATTGCAGTCACAGGTTCGCGAAAGGCGAATTCGAATGTCCGAGGAGAATCAGGCTCTTCAGCGCCAATTACAACAGAAACATGAAAAAGAACTCGGGAAGTTGCAAGCTTCTGTA CAGGTTGGAGAAGAATGGGATGCTAGCTTGCAGTCAAAGGAACAAATTGAAGCAAAATTGTTGCAAAGGCAAGAAGCTGCTTTCAAAAGAGAGAGGGCTTTGGCTTATTCATTCTCACATCAG AAAACATGGAAGAATTCTTCAAAATCTATGAACCAAACATTTATGGATCCAAGCAATCCTCACTGGGGATGGAGTTGGTTAGAGAGATGGATGGCAACTCGACCGTGTGAAGGCGAAAGCATCATTATGAATCACAATGATCATGCATTTATTAAGAGTTCTTCATCAAAGCATAGCCATGTTCTTAATTATGATAACAAACCTTCCCCAACTAGCCAAAAATCAAGAAGACAAACCATTCACAATTCTCCTTCAACTTCAAAGACAAGGCCACCAAGCTCAAAGGGTGGCGAAATTACTGACGACTCAAGAAGCATGTTTAGTGCTCAATCCGACCGGTATCGAAGATATAGTAGCATTGCAGGATCATCCGTTAGAGACGATGCGAGCATTGAAAGCTCGCCGGTGTTTCCTAGTTACATGGCACTCACAAGTTCAGCAAAAGCAAAGTCCAAATTAATGCAAAGACAATCACCATCTTCAATTTCGGCAAGGAAGAGGCTTTCTTTCCCTGCTTCTCCGATTGGTTCAAGAAGGCATTCCGGTCCACCGAAGGTGGAAATATAA